ACACCCCTCTACTTGTTACGGACGTGTCGGACAACATCGTCAATCGACTTGACCAGAAAATCCATTGTTGAGGGCGTTAACGCTGCGAGGTTGGCGCGGCCGACAGGCAGCACAAAAACGCGCTTCTCGCACAACCTTTCGCACTGAGGCCTTGAAAGTCCCATATAAGAGAACATACCCTTCTGGTTGATGATGTGCTCCCAAGTGCCGGGAGTACCGAGTTTCATCAGCCCTTCATAAACACCTTGACGCATGCTTCGAACGCGGTTCACCATCTCCTTGAGTTCCTGCTCCCATTCTGCGCGGAGTTCTTTGTCACTCATCACGAGGTGAGCGATGCGAGCGCCATGTACAGGTGGGGTTGAGTAATAGGAACGGGCGATCACCTCAAGGCGGCTCCGCACGGCCTCCTTCCTTGAAGCATCCGAAACGACAGCAGAAATCACACCAACACGTTCGGCATACAAACCCATGTTCTTGGAAAAGGACTGTGCAAGTAACATTTCCATCCCTCTCTTTGCAAAGTGGCGGATGGCGTAGGCGTCCTCGTCGAGACTGCCGGATGCAAAACCCTGGTAGGCGGAGTCAAAGAAGGGAATCAATTTACGTTCAACAAATACATCGGCGATGGTTGCCCACTGATCTTTGCTTGGATCCACACCAGTGGGGTTATGGGCACATGCGTGCAGCACAATAATACTCCCCTGAGGGGCCACGTTCAGATCTTCAATGAGGCCAACGAAGTCCAGCTCATGGGTGCTGGGACTGTAGTAACGGTATTCACGGATATTTTTGTGGCCCACAATTCCGAATATTGATACGTGGTTTGACCATGTGGGATTTGAAACATACACAGGGGTATCTTCAGGTACAACCTGCCTGAGGAGCGTGGCTCCAAGGCTAAGCGAGCCGGTGCCGCTGAGACCCTGCGAGGCGGCGATACGCTCCAATGGCACCGTATTGCCGTAGGCGAGTTTTACAGCTTCTTCAACAAAGTTAAGAAGACCAGTCATGGGTGGGTACTCTTTATCAAGGCCCATGTCCACAATGCGCCGCTCAGCCTTCCGCACTACTTTTAATGGATACGGCAACCCGTTTTGGTCGCGGTAGGCACCAATAACGAGATCCGCCTTCGGTTCTGGGGCGGCCTTTGCAGCCC
This region of Trypanosoma brucei gambiense DAL972 chromosome 10, complete sequence genomic DNA includes:
- a CDS encoding aspartate aminotransferase, putative, which gives rise to MSRPFKDLAPVPLDPVFGLARAAKAAPEPKADLVIGAYRDQNGLPYPLKVVRKAERRIVDMGLDKEYPPMTGLLNFVEEAVKLAYGNTVPLERIAASQGLSGTGSLSLGATLLRQVVPEDTPVYVSNPTWSNHVSIFGIVGHKNIREYRYYSPSTHELDFVGLIEDLNVAPQGSIIVLHACAHNPTGVDPSKDQWATIADVFVERKLIPFFDSAYQGFASGSLDEDAYAIRHFAKRGMEMLLAQSFSKNMGLYAERVGVISAVVSDASRKEAVRSRLEVIARSYYSTPPVHGARIAHLVMSDKELRAEWEQELKEMVNRVRSMRQGVYEGLMKLGTPGTWEHIINQKGMFSYMGLSRPQCERLCEKRVFVLPVGRANLAALTPSTMDFLVKSIDDVVRHVRNK